The sequence ACGGCGACGATGTTGCCGGGCGTGCGCCCGATCATCTTCTTCGCCTCAGCACCTACCGCGAGAATCCCGCCGGTGTTGGTGTTGATGGCCACGACCGACGGCTCGTTGAGGACGATGCCGCGGCCCCTGACGTACACCAGCGTGTTGGCGGTCCCGAGGTCGACAGCCATGTCACGGCCGATGAACGACATGTTGTTCCCCATGAGGATACGTCTGGCCTTCCCAACTGGAGCGAATGCTTACTGGAGGTCGGCAGGAGGTGATGCGCTGTGCGGCGCGGAAGCCCCCATCGTAGTTCGTAGTGCGCCCACTCGAACACGTCGGGAGGCTGTTTCGCCATTGTCAGCCGTACAGGCACCCGCCCCCCTTAATGGTGACGTCGTGTCGCGATGATGCGTTCCCCCGATCGTGTCGTATACACCAAAGGGCGACCGATGATTTTTTCGGTCGCCCCTGGTCACAAGGGGTCTAAAGCTGACGACTCGTCAGGAGATGCCGGGGAAGAAAATCTTGATTTCACGCTCTGCGGACTCTTCGGAATCCGACGCATGGATCAGATTCTCTCGGGTGATCGTTCCGAAGTCCCCACGAATGGACCCACCCGGCGCGGCAATCGGGTCAGTCGGACCGGCGAGCGTCCGTACGCCCTCGATCACCCGCTCACCCTCGACGACCATCGAGACCACCGGTCCGGAGGACATAAAGGCGACCAGGGGCTCATAGAACGGCTTGCCGACGTGCTCGGCGTAGTGCTGCTCGAGAAGCGCGCGGTCCAGGCTGCGCAGCTCCAGCGCGCTGATCGTCCAGCCGGCCTTTTTCTCGATACGGCCGATAATCTCGCCGATCAGGCCGCGCTGGACGGCGTCGGGCTTGAGGAGGACGAGGGTGCGCTGGCTCACGGAGGAACTCCCTGGATATGAACAATGGTCAGCGGGTGAACTGAGGCTACATGGGACGGTCCCACCTCCCTTTACCCACCCACCCACGGGAGGGGACGGACCGGAGGGGCCGGATGTTCAGGGCTTTGCTTCCGAAGGCTCCGATAAGGAGCAAAGGCGGAGCACAGCGGAGCGTAAAGCGCAGCAGTCCTGAACACCGGCCCCGGAGGGCCGTCACCGCACCCGGCAGCCCCGCGCAGCGGATCACGCCCGCCGCAGGCACGACGGTGCCGCACCCGGCAACGCGGGAATCAACCTGCCGTAGGCGACGCGGCCCAACGGGCCTTGGCCTCGTCGATCTTGCGGCCGAAGTGGACCGACGCCCACCACAGGGCCGCGAAGACCACGCCCAGGAAGAACATCGTCGGGACCACGAAACCGCCGGCGATCAGGGCGAACTGCAGCGCCCAGCCGAGCTGGACGCCGCCCGGGCGGTTCAGCATCCCGCACAGCAGGAGGCTCAGCAGCATCCCGATGCCGCTGACCGTCCAGACCGTCGCCGCCGGCAGGTCGGTCATCTGCATCGCGACCAGGCCGGCGAAGCCGATCACGAAGAATTCACCTATCAGGGTGCTCGCACACAGGGTGCGCATGATCAGCTCCTCACCGTCAGCAGCCGGGCCTCGCCGACCGTGATCACCGAACCGGTCACCAGCACACCCGCTCCGGAGAACTCGCCCTCTTCCTCGGCGAGGGTGATCGCCGCCTCCAGGGCGTCGTCGAGCCGCGGCTCGACCTGGACCCGCTCGGCGCCGAAGACCTCGACGGCGATGGCGGCCAGCTCATCGGGGTCCATCGCACGATGGCTGGAATTACGGGTCACCACGACCTCGGCGAAGATCGGCTCGAACGCCTCCAGGAAGCCGCGTACGTCCTTGTCCCCGCTGGCGCCGACGACACCCACCAGCCGGCTGAACCCGAACGCCTCGGTGACCGCCTCGGCCGCCGCCCGCGCGCCCGCGGGGTTGTGCGCCGCGTCCAGCACGACCGTCGGGCTGCGCCGGACGACCTCCATCCGGCCGGGCGAGCTGACGGCGGCGAACGCGGAGCGGATGGTGTCGATGTCCAGGGTGCGGGCGTGGTCCGAGCCGACGCCGAAGAACGCCTCGACCGCGGCGAGCGCCACCGCGGCGTTGTGCGCCTGGTGGGCGCCGTACAGCGGAAGGAAGATCTCGGGGTACTCGCCGCCCAGCCCGCGCAGCGTCAGCATCTGGCCGCCGACCGCGACCTCGCGGCTGAGCACGCCGAACTCCATGCCCTCACGGGCGACCGTGGCATCCACCTCGACCGCGCGCTTGAGCATCACCGACGCCGCGTCCACCGGCTGCTGCGCCAGCACGACCGTGGCGTCCTTCTTGATGATCCCGGACTTCTCGCCGGCGATCTGCTCGGGCGTCTCCCCCAGCCGGTCGGTGTGGTCCAGGGAGATCGGGGTGACCACGGCGACATCGCCGTCGATGACGTTCGTCGCGTCCCAGGTGCCGCCCATGCCGACCTCGACGACCGCGACGTCCACGGGGCTGTCGGCGAAGGCGGCGTACGCCATGGCCGTGAGCACCTCGAAGAACGACAGGCGATACTCCTGCCGGGAGTCGACCATCTCGACGTACGGGGCGATGTCCCGGTAGGTCTCGATGAAGCGCTCGGCGGAGATCGGGGCGGCGTCCAGGCTGATCCGCTCGGTGATCGACTGGACGTGCGGGCTGGTGTAGCGGCCGGTGCGCAGGTCGAAGGCGGACAGCAGGGCCTCGATCATGCGGGCGGTGCTCGTCTTGCCGTTGGTACCGGTGATGTGGATGGAGGGGTAGGCGCGCTGGGGTTCGCCGAGGATGTCCAGCAGCGCCGCGATGCGCTGTACCGACGGGTCGAGCTTGGTCTCGCCCCAGCGGCCGGCCAGCTCGTCCTCGACGGCGCGCAGCGCACGGTCGACCTCGGGGTCGGCCGGGCGGGCAGGGATTCCGTCCCCCTGCGGCGGCCCGGCCTGGGCGCGCAGGGTCCGGCTGCCGGCCTCGATCAACGCAAGATCGGGGGTTGGGGTCTCCCCTGATTGAGCGGAGTCGAGATCTTGGGGAAGGTCGGTCTCCGCCTCGACCAGTTCGTCGAAGGCTTCGTTCGGGTCGGGGTCGTCGTTCTGGGGGCGCTCGCTCACGCCGACCAGTCTACGAGGCACGTGTGACAGCGGTGCGTTGCGCTGCCCCCTCCCCGGTACCGCGCCGCCTGGGGGGTGGCGGCCGGCGCGACCCGGCCCCGGGCCCCGCCCGTACTCCGAGCCCGGACCCGGACCCGGACCCGGGCCCGTACGCCGGGAGCCGCCCCTCGCCTGCGGCGGTCCGCCTGCCTCAGCGCCGCCTACGCCAGCGCCGCCTTCATCATGGCCCGCGCGGTCGGCGCCGCCAGCCCGTTGCCGGAGACCTCGTTGCGGGCGGCATGCCCGTCCTCGACCATCACGGCCACCGCCACCCGGTGCCCCTTGCCGTCCTCGGCGTAGGAGACGAACCAGGCGTAGGGCGTACCGCTGTTGTCGACACCGTGCTGGGCGGTGCCCGTCTTGCCGCCGACGGTCAGTCCGCCGATCTTCGCGCCGGACCCGGTGCCCTTGTCCACGACCGTCTGCATCGCCGACTTCAGCTGCTGGGCCGTGTGCGCCGACACGGCCTTCCCGTCGCCGTACGCCGCCGGCCCGAAGTCCTGGACGGTGTTGCCGCCGCCGTCGGTCAGCTTGTCGACCATCTGCGGCTTCTTGAGCTCGCCGCCGTTCGCGAGGGCCGAGGAGACCATCGCCATCTGCAGCGGGGTCGCCTGGTCGTCGAACTGGCCGATCCCGGACAGCGCGGTCTGTGCCTCGTCCATGTCGGAGGGGTAGACGCTCTTGCCGGCCCGCACCGGGGTGTCCACCTTCTCGTCGTTGAAGCCGAACTTCTCGGCCTGCGCCTTCACCTTGTCCTTGCCCAGGTCGACGGCCATCTTCGCGAAGACGGTGTTGCAGGAGTACTGGAGCGCGGTGCGGATGTCCGCGTTCTTGCAGGGTGCGGCCCGGTTCTCGTTGCTGAGCTTGGTGCGGGTGTGCGGGAGCGTGTACGGGTCGGGGCTGTGCGTGGGCTCGTCCACCGAGGAGTACAGACCGTTCTCCAGCGCGGCCGCGGCGACCACCAGCTTGAAGGTGGAGCCGGGCGGCAGCGGCTGCCGCAGCGCCCGGTTGACCTCGGGGTGGTCCGGGTCGGCGGACATCCGCTTCCAGGCCTTCTGGTCGGCCCCGTCGGACCCCGCGAACTTCGCCGGGTCGTACGAGGGGGTGCTGACCATGCCCAGGACCCGCCCCGTGGCCGGGTCCATGGCGACCGCGGCGCCCTTCTTGCCGTCCAGCGCCCGGTAGCCGGCCTTCTGCACCGCGGGGTCGACGGTGGTGGCCACGTCGCCGCCCTTGGCCCGGGTGCGGGTCAGCGCGTCGGCGGGGCTCTGCAGCCGGCTGTCGGAGCCGTCGAGGAGGTCGCCGTAAAGGCTCTCCAGCTGGTTGTGGCCGAAGATCTGCGAGGTGAAGCCGGTGACCGGGGCGTAGAGGCTGCCGTCCCGGTAGGTCCGCTTGTACTTGAGCGTGGAGGAGGTGGCGGCGGAGCCGGTCACGGGCTCGCCGCCGACGAGGATGTTGCCCAGCGGCGCCGCGTACTTGCCGATCGCCACCCGCGGATTGTGCGGGTCCTCCTTGTACTCGCCGGCCTTTGCGCCCTGGATCCAGGTGGCCCAGCCCATCAGCGCGACGATGAGTGCCAGGCAGAAGATCGAGGCCCGGCGCAGGGGCTTGTTCATGGGGCGCGGCTCCTCGGTGGTGGACGGGCGGTGGTGCCGGTATTCCGGTCCACCGTGCCCGGGCTTTATGAGAGCGCGATGAGAACCGGCCGGATCGGGCGCCCGGGACAACGTCCCGCCGCCTTTCGCCCTCTTCGACGGCGGGCTGTGCACGCCCCCGGGATCAAGATCATCACAACGTGGCGCACAGGAAGGCTGGAGCTGAGGACGGGTGCCGGCAATCAGTCAGCGGATGCATTTGGTACTGCTCAGCGCCTGGACGGTGCTGTGGTTCGTCGTCGTCGAACCACACGGCGGCTTCTCCTGGCACTATCTGCGCACCGGCGGCGAACTGATCTACCAGGGCGGCGCGGGCGACGGCTCCGGCGGGCTGAACCTCTACGCGCACCACCCCGAGCTGCAGATGGGCCCGCTCAGCTTTCTGACGGCGGGCCTGTTCAACCCCTTCCCCGAGGCCACCGGGCAGTTCCTGGCCGCGGCGCTGATGTCGCTGCTCGGCCTGGTCATCGTGGTGCTGGCGGGCCGCAGCGCCGCCCACCACTTCCTGGGCACCGGCACCAACCACCAGCGGCTGCGGCAGCGCGTACTGATCGCCGGGCTGGCCTTCATCCCCATGTGGACCGAGGTCGCGGTCCGCTTCGGGCATCTCGACGACGTCCTCGCGCTGTTCTTCACCGCCCTCGCGGTACGCGCCCTCACCCGCGGCAATGCCGCGCTCACCGGTGCCTGCCTGGCCCTGGCGATGGATTCCAAACCCACCGCGCTGGCCTTCCTCCCCCTACTGCTCGCCCTGCCGAGGGAGAAGTGGCTGCGCGCCGGGGTGTGGTGCGCCGGCCTGGTCGCCTTCGCGTGGCTGCCGTTCTTCCTCGGCGACTCGCAGTCCTTCGCCGCGGCGAAGTTCGCCATCCCCAACCATCCGGCGTCCGCGCTGCGCTGGCTGGGCGTCGGCGACCCCGAGACCCCGGGCTGGGACCGCCCCGCCCAGGCCGCCCTCGGCCTGACACTGGGCTCGATAGCCGTGTGGCGGGGGCGCTGGGCGGCGGTGGTGCTGCTCGGTGCCAACGCCCGCATCGTCCTCGACCCCAGCGTCTACACGTACTACACCGCGTCGGTGCTGCTCGGCACCCTGCTGTGGGACGTGATCGGCCAGCGCCGGCTGGTCCCCTGGTGGAGCTGGCTGGCCCTGCTGATCCTCTACGGCAGTGTCTTCGCCGTCCCCGACAACGCCGCCCGGGGCCTGATCCGTCTGGCGTTCGTGGCCGTCTCGACGGCGTACGTCCTGCTCTGGCCGGTGCGCGAGCGGGGCCGGCGGGGGCCGGGACGGCGCAGGCCCCCCGCCCGTACGGACGAGGGGCCTGCGCACAACGGTCCCGAGGGCCGCCCGGATCCCGGACCGTGGCCGGGACCCCCGACTACGCCTGGGGCAGGGCCGCCAGCTGCGCGGTGATCCGGACGATGTCCGCCTCCGCGGCCTCCAGCCGGCCGCGGATCTTCTCCACGACCTTCTCCGGCGCCTTGGCGAGGAACGCCTCGTTGCCGAGCTTGGCGGTGGCCTGCGCCTTCTCCTTCTCGGCGGCGCCCAGGTCCTTCGTCAGCCGCTTGCGCTCGGCCTCGACGTCGATCGCACCGGACAGGTCCAGCGCGACCGTCGCACCCGCGACCGGCAGCGACGCGGTGGCGCTGAAGTCGTCACCGGCCGGCTGGAGCCGCAGCAGCGACCGCATCGCGGCCTCGTGCGCGGCCAGTGCCGTACCGGACAGCTCCAGCTGCGCCGGGACCTTCTGGCCGGGCTGCAGCCCCTGGTCGGAGCGGAAGCGGCGGACCTCGGTCACCACCTGCTGGACGGTCTCGATCTCCCGCTCGGCGGCGGCGTCACGGAAGCCGGAATCGGACGGCCACTCGGCGATGACGACCGACTCCCGGCCGGTCAGCGTCGTCCACAGGGTCTCGGTGACGAACGGGACGACCGGGTGCAGCAGCCGCAGCGTGACGTCCAGGACCTCGCCCAGCACCCGGCGCGAGGCGTCCGCGGCCGGGCCGCCCGCCATGAACGTGGTCTTGGACAGCTCGACGTACCAGTCGAAGACCTCGTCCCAGGCGAAGTGGAAGAGGGTGTCCGACAGCTTCGCGAACTGGTAGTCGTCGTAGTACCCGTCGACCTCGGCGACGACCGAGTTCAGCCGGGACAGGATCCACCGGTCGGTCGCCGACAGCTGCTCGGCGGGCGGGAGTTCGCCCTCCACCGTCGCACCGTTCATCAGCGCGAAGCGGGTGGCGTTCCAGATCTTGTTGGCGAAGTTACGGGAGCCCTGGACCCAGTCCTCGCCGATCGGGACGTCGACACCGGGGTTGGCGCCACGGGCGAGCGTGAACCGGACGGCGTCGGAGCCGTAGGCGTCCATCCAGTCCAGCGGATTGACCGCGTTCCCGAAGGACTTCGACATCTTCTTGCCGAACTGGTCGCGGACCATGCCGTGCAGCGCGATGGTGTGGAACGGCGGGGTGCCGTCCATCGCGTACAGCCCGAACATCATCATCCGGGCGACCCAGAAGAAGAGGATGTCGTAGCCGGTGACCAGGACGGCGTTCGGGTAGAACTTCCCGACGCTCGGGGTCTGCTCGGGCCAGCCGAGCGTGGAGAACGGCCACAGCCCGGAGGAGAACCAGGTGTCCAGGACGTCGGTGTCCTGCGTCCAGCCCTCGCCGGTGGGCGCCTCGTCGTCCGGTCCGACGCAGACGACCTCGCCGTTCGGCCCGTACCAGACGGGGATGCGGTGGCCCCACCACAGCTGCCGCGAGATGCACCAGTCGTGGAGGTTGTCGACCCAGCCGAAGTAGCGGGACTCCATCTCCTTGGGGTGGATCGCGACCTTGCCGTCACGGACCGCGTCCCCCGCGGCCTGCGCCAGCGGGCCGACCTTGACCCACCACTGCATCGACAGCCGCGGCTCGATGGTGGTCTTGCAGCGCGAGCAGTGGCCGACGGAGTGGGTGTACGGGCGCTTCTCGGCGACGATCCGGCCCTCGGCGCGCAGCGCGCCGACGATCGCGGACCGGGCCTCGAAGCGGTCCAGGCCCTGGAAGGGGCCGTGCGCGGTGATCACGCCGCGCTCGTCGAGGACGGCGAGGTTGCGCAGGTCGTGCCGGCGCCCGATCTCGAAGTCGTTGGGGTCGTGCGCCGGGGTGACCTTGACCGCGCCGGTGCCGAACTCCGGGTCGACGTGCTCGTCGGCGACGACCGGGATCCGGCGGCCGGTCAGCGGCAACTCGATCTCGGTGCCGATGAGATGGGCGTAGCGCTCGTCGTCCGGGTGGACCGCGACCGCGGTGTCGCCGAGCATCGTCTCGGCCCGCGTCGTCGCCACGACGATGGAGGAGTCGCCCTCGCCGTACCGGATCGAGACCAGCTCGCCGTCGTCGTCCTGGTACTCCACCTCGATGTCCGAGATGGCGGTCAGACAGCGCGGGCACCAGTTGATGATGCGCTCGGCGCGGTAGATCAACTCGTCGTCGTAGAGCCGCTTGAAGATCGTCTGGACGGCCTTGGACAGGCCCTCGTCCATGGTGAAGCGCTCGCGCGACCAGGCGACGCCGTCGCCGAGCCGGCGCATCTGGCCGGAGATCTGGCCGCCGGACTCGTTCTTCCACTGCCAGACCCGCTCGACGAACGCCTCACGGCCCAGGTCGTGCCGGGAGACGCCCTCCTTGGCGAGCTCGCGCTCGACGACGTTCTGGGTGGCGATACCGGCGTGGTCCATGCCCGGCTGCCACAGGGTCTCGTAACCCTGCATGCGCTTGCGGCGCGTGAGGGCGTCGATCAGCGTGTGCTCGAAGGCGTGCCCCAGGTGCAGGGAGCCGGTGACGTTCGGCGGCGGGATGACGATGGTGTACGGGGGCTTGTCGCTCTTCTCGTCCGCCTCGAAGTAACCCCGCTCTACCCAGCGCTCGTACAGCGGCCCCTCTACATCGGCCGGCGTGTACTGAGTCGGCAGTTCGGGGGCGCTGTGGTTGCTCTGCTGAGTGTTCTCGGTCACGACGCACAGTGTACGGGCGCGGATGTCGCAGCTTCGAACCGGTTTCGCCCCCGGGGCACCGGCTGTCAGCGGCGTCGTACAGGATGTCGGAAGCGTATAAACATCACGCAGCACTCAACTGGCTTCAGTTGTCACGAGGGGAACCGCTCCATGAGCTTCAACCAGCCGCCTCCCGGCCCGTACGGCCAGCAGCCCCAGCAGCCCGGCCCGTACGGCCAGCCGCAGCAGCCGCCGGCCCCTCAGCCGGGCTACGGCTACCCGCAGCAGGGCGGCCAGGTCCCGGGGCAGCAACAGGGCTACGGCTACCCGCAGCAGGCCCCGCAGCAGGGCTACGGGTACCCCCAGCAGGGCGGCCAGCAGCCCGGCTACGGCCAGCAGGCTCCGTACGGCGGCCAGCAGACCCCCTACGGCACGATCCCGCAGGGCGCTCCGGAGAGCGGTGGCAACGGCAAGAAGATCGGCCTGATCGTCGGCGCGGTCGCGGTCGTCGCGGCGATCGGCGTGGGGGCGTACTTCGCGTTCGGGTCGGGCGGGGATGTGACGCCGTACACGATCTCGTTGCCGGACAAGCTGCTGAGCGGGCAGTTCGAGAAAGTGCAGCAACCCGGCAGGTCGGGGGGCGCCGAGGACTTCACCAACGACAAGGAAGCCAAGGCGCTGGGCATCACGAACGCCAAGGGCGTCAGCTCCAGCTACAAGAGCGGCGGCGGGCTGCAGCTGACGGTCAGCGGCGTGTACGGCAGCGTCGCCGACCCGAGCGGAACCGTGGGCCAGGTGTTCGCCAAGGTGGACGAGGGTCAGAAGAAGACCTTCGAGAGCAAGGGCGCCAAGATCGAGGACGTCACGCCGACCACCTCCTACTCGCCGAGCGACTTCGACGGGTCCGTGATGAAGTGCCGGACCCAGAAGATCACGATCTCGCAGGGCGGCGTGAGCGTGCCCGTCACCCTCTCCACCTGCGTCTGGGGCGACAGCAGCGCCATCGGCGTCGTCCAGGCCGCGGCCGCGCCCTCCCCCACCGGTGGCACCACCACCACGGCGCCCGGCGCGGAGGAGCTCTCCGAGAAGACCGCCAAGATCCGCAACGAGGTCCGCAAGGAGAAGTAGCCCACGGCCGCCGCGTACGGAATACACCGGCTGCTAGCTTGATCGGCGACCGACTCACGACATTTCACATACAGGGGGAGAGTCGCCATGCGCAATGCGCTGCGTCGCCTGGCAGCGGCAACCGGAGTGCTGGTGGCGGGAGCCGCGCTTCCGCTCGTCGTCACCGCGCCGGCCCAGGCCAGCACCGGGGACTGCACGGCCTACTTGAGCAGCAAGGGCTACATCGTGGGCAACAGGGTGCTTGCCGTGTGCGAGGACTGGGCGGCAAGCCCGACGGGCGCGACTCCGCCCCTCCCGTGCATGAAGCCTTTGCACAGCCTCGGCGTCAAGTGGTCCCACGCCGAGGCAGCCTGCAACCGCGCGCAGTCCTGACCCGGCTCGGCA is a genomic window of Streptomyces sp. Edi2 containing:
- a CDS encoding DUF4233 domain-containing protein — protein: MRTLCASTLIGEFFVIGFAGLVAMQMTDLPAATVWTVSGIGMLLSLLLCGMLNRPGGVQLGWALQFALIAGGFVVPTMFFLGVVFAALWWASVHFGRKIDEAKARWAASPTAG
- the ndk gene encoding nucleoside-diphosphate kinase — translated: MSQRTLVLLKPDAVQRGLIGEIIGRIEKKAGWTISALELRSLDRALLEQHYAEHVGKPFYEPLVAFMSSGPVVSMVVEGERVIEGVRTLAGPTDPIAAPGGSIRGDFGTITRENLIHASDSEESAEREIKIFFPGIS
- a CDS encoding folylpolyglutamate synthase/dihydrofolate synthase family protein translates to MSERPQNDDPDPNEAFDELVEAETDLPQDLDSAQSGETPTPDLALIEAGSRTLRAQAGPPQGDGIPARPADPEVDRALRAVEDELAGRWGETKLDPSVQRIAALLDILGEPQRAYPSIHITGTNGKTSTARMIEALLSAFDLRTGRYTSPHVQSITERISLDAAPISAERFIETYRDIAPYVEMVDSRQEYRLSFFEVLTAMAYAAFADSPVDVAVVEVGMGGTWDATNVIDGDVAVVTPISLDHTDRLGETPEQIAGEKSGIIKKDATVVLAQQPVDAASVMLKRAVEVDATVAREGMEFGVLSREVAVGGQMLTLRGLGGEYPEIFLPLYGAHQAHNAAVALAAVEAFFGVGSDHARTLDIDTIRSAFAAVSSPGRMEVVRRSPTVVLDAAHNPAGARAAAEAVTEAFGFSRLVGVVGASGDKDVRGFLEAFEPIFAEVVVTRNSSHRAMDPDELAAIAVEVFGAERVQVEPRLDDALEAAITLAEEEGEFSGAGVLVTGSVITVGEARLLTVRS
- a CDS encoding valine--tRNA ligase — protein: MTENTQQSNHSAPELPTQYTPADVEGPLYERWVERGYFEADEKSDKPPYTIVIPPPNVTGSLHLGHAFEHTLIDALTRRKRMQGYETLWQPGMDHAGIATQNVVERELAKEGVSRHDLGREAFVERVWQWKNESGGQISGQMRRLGDGVAWSRERFTMDEGLSKAVQTIFKRLYDDELIYRAERIINWCPRCLTAISDIEVEYQDDDGELVSIRYGEGDSSIVVATTRAETMLGDTAVAVHPDDERYAHLIGTEIELPLTGRRIPVVADEHVDPEFGTGAVKVTPAHDPNDFEIGRRHDLRNLAVLDERGVITAHGPFQGLDRFEARSAIVGALRAEGRIVAEKRPYTHSVGHCSRCKTTIEPRLSMQWWVKVGPLAQAAGDAVRDGKVAIHPKEMESRYFGWVDNLHDWCISRQLWWGHRIPVWYGPNGEVVCVGPDDEAPTGEGWTQDTDVLDTWFSSGLWPFSTLGWPEQTPSVGKFYPNAVLVTGYDILFFWVARMMMFGLYAMDGTPPFHTIALHGMVRDQFGKKMSKSFGNAVNPLDWMDAYGSDAVRFTLARGANPGVDVPIGEDWVQGSRNFANKIWNATRFALMNGATVEGELPPAEQLSATDRWILSRLNSVVAEVDGYYDDYQFAKLSDTLFHFAWDEVFDWYVELSKTTFMAGGPAADASRRVLGEVLDVTLRLLHPVVPFVTETLWTTLTGRESVVIAEWPSDSGFRDAAAEREIETVQQVVTEVRRFRSDQGLQPGQKVPAQLELSGTALAAHEAAMRSLLRLQPAGDDFSATASLPVAGATVALDLSGAIDVEAERKRLTKDLGAAEKEKAQATAKLGNEAFLAKAPEKVVEKIRGRLEAAEADIVRITAQLAALPQA
- a CDS encoding penicillin-binding transpeptidase domain-containing protein, with the protein product MNKPLRRASIFCLALIVALMGWATWIQGAKAGEYKEDPHNPRVAIGKYAAPLGNILVGGEPVTGSAATSSTLKYKRTYRDGSLYAPVTGFTSQIFGHNQLESLYGDLLDGSDSRLQSPADALTRTRAKGGDVATTVDPAVQKAGYRALDGKKGAAVAMDPATGRVLGMVSTPSYDPAKFAGSDGADQKAWKRMSADPDHPEVNRALRQPLPPGSTFKLVVAAAALENGLYSSVDEPTHSPDPYTLPHTRTKLSNENRAAPCKNADIRTALQYSCNTVFAKMAVDLGKDKVKAQAEKFGFNDEKVDTPVRAGKSVYPSDMDEAQTALSGIGQFDDQATPLQMAMVSSALANGGELKKPQMVDKLTDGGGNTVQDFGPAAYGDGKAVSAHTAQQLKSAMQTVVDKGTGSGAKIGGLTVGGKTGTAQHGVDNSGTPYAWFVSYAEDGKGHRVAVAVMVEDGHAARNEVSGNGLAAPTARAMMKAALA